The window CTCATCGTCGGGCAAGTGGGAGATATGATCCGGTCCTAGCATGGCGCTGGCTGCCTCTCTGCGAGCTTGTAGCCAGTCTGACTCTCGCCCACCACGCGATGGAATTGGAGACTCAGCCCTGCTGGAATCTCCATCAATCTCGGAGCCAGCTTTACTCGTGGTCCGATCATGTGTTTTGTTGGGTGCCGGAGATCCCAACTGATTGGCGTTGACGGATTGCCGCAGCAAGCTCTGCTCCACTCGTTCAGCGCGGGCTTCTTGAGGGTGGTTGAAACGGAAGATGTGGAAATCGCCGAGAATGATACGGAAACCACTCTTGAGTCGTTGGGGCTGGTCGACCCGCAGACCATTCACCATCACTGCGGCGCCTTCGCTGGGCACGATGGTCACGACATCGTCCGCGTTCTCGAAGGTGCAATGTTTCTCCAGGATCTTGGATCCGTTAAGCCGAATCTCGATGTTGCTTCCTTGGTCCATGTGTCCAACAGTGGTGGTTCCCGGTTTGAGGTTGTAGACCAAACATTCGGCTAGCAGGGGATCATCGCTCAAGTTGACCAAGTGTGGCATTTTCTTTGGACCGCTAAGACCAATGAAGCCCTTTTCAATGTTGATACCCAGTTCCTCCAGAGCGGCTTCTCGTTCCTTGTGGATTTCTTCTGTTTTCAAAAGCTTCTCTTCCCACGTTTGGTTGAGATCTTTGTAAAGCTTCTCACTCTGGTTGAGCTGTTCGACAATCTCGGCTTTGCTCACTTTTTTGACGGAACCATCGGACTGTTGAATTGAGACCATTTGTTTTTCAAGTGGCGTATCCGGTGGGTAAACTTCTTCTGTTGGTAGTGCGCCAGGTACAGCACCTGGTGCTCCGACTGCCGCACCACCTCCGAGCTTTGCTCTCAGTTGTGCCAGTTCTTCCTTCAGCTCTCTGATCATGCGGGCATTCGGGTCCTCGTTCACGACCGCGTGGTTCTTGATCCGTTTAGCCGAGTCTGCGTAGCGCAGAGTACTGAGAGTTTCCTCAAAGTTGATGTCTGCGGGCGAAATGGCAGCAATCATCGAAGTCATTGAATTACCACCCAGGGAGTCCTTGAGCAGCCATGTGAGGACTGAATCACGGTACGGTACCTGTTTTGAAgtatttttcttcttgccgacAGAGACATCTGCGAGGGCTGCGATAACACGACCGAGGGTCGACAGCGAACGATTGATTTCCGCACCTTCCTTCAAACGGGCACCTGTAGCACCGGTCGAATTCGCTCGCTCCGAACCGGCCAAATCGACCAAGCTGATCTTGGACACCTTCTCCGTATCCATCGATGTCTCCGCGTCATGGCGTTTTTGGGTGAGGGTCAGCGTAAAGACGGCGTGTGATCGACTGGAAGTCTCGTTCATGTTGGTCGCGGCCACCGTTCTGGCCTTATTACCCTCGTCCATCAAATTCTCGATTTCGTCGAACGTGCGCACCACCAGCTTTGCCAGATCTTCCACATACGGGCCGGTCGACGGATGCTCACGAACCTTCAAATTGCCCTTGTTCGACGGATTGAGCAGATCGCGTACTCGTTCGTTGTAGATTTCTAGGTAGGACACCTCAACCGTGCAAGTAAGATTCTTGTCTTCCTGAATCTGCACGATGCGCTCGAACATGGACTGGCAAATTCGCGGGATAACACCGTACTCCTTGCCGTAACCCATCATCGAGTATGACTTTCCCGAACCGGTTTGACCGTAGGCGAAGATACAGTTGTTGTAGCCCCCGAAGGCATTGTCCAGCAACGGCGTGCCCAAGTCGTCAAAGAGGTTGTCTTGACCGGCATAGTTGGGGGCGTCCTTATCAAAGGACCAGTACGATCGATCGAAGGCAAAGGTCTTGGGTCCATCGCCGCCTTTCCCACCCTTTCGTGATTTATCTTCGGCGCCCGCCGGTGCTGTGAGCACCGTCTGGGCGCCTTTCATCTGCACGATACATTGTGCGTTTCGGTCGACCTCTGAAGAACGTGGGTCAGTTCCAAGGTTTCCAAGGCAAGGCCAGGGGAAGGAGGCGCAGTTTTGTACTCACCTCTGCTGTTGAAAGGCCGCACGCGCACCACTACCTTGATATTaccaccgccgccagacATGGTGGCCGCTACCCCATAAACTAGGGGGGGTCTGTCACCAAGCGACGGGCACAGAATCCTAGAACGGGACGCAGGCGGTGACACAAACACACCGATGCGCAGACTCCCGACGGAGCGCGGGCGAGAACGATGTCGCGGGGTCTGGCTCCGAGTCCGGTATATGTGATCGGGGGATGGTCGTCAGGTACTGGTCTGCTGGGGAAGTGCGAACCGTGGGTGTCAACAAAGACGTCATGTATCAGGGTCCCCGAGATTCATCCAGCGCGTCGCGGGGTCGGTCTGTGTAGAGTCAGGCCTCCAACAGCCGTTGCAGTCTGGATATTTGTAGTGTATCGACTCGAGTGTTTGCTTGAGGAGAGcgcgatggtgatgggggAGAGAATGCGACTGTCGAGTCTGTGGCCCTCGTCCTTTCACGCGGAAAAGCCACCTGCCCCCGGTGACCCCTGGCTTAGGTAAGCACCATGCAAGGACGAGGCAGTTGAGTACATGTGAGAAAGCTTATAGATCACGATCGCCGCAAGGTAATCGAAGAGACTAAAAAAATCATGTTTAATATAACTGGTTGTCTGGCAGTCGGTGCATGGTGCTATAGGGAAACTTGTTCTCAAACTCTTCTGGTAGCATACATGGATATACTACATCAAGCGGTCAGGATGATATCAATCATTGCGAAGATTATTCTTGTCACAAGAGTTactgtttcttcttcgtcgttTACCCAAgaatttcttctttctttccttctttctttctttgtttgttcttTGCTCTCCCAACCTGGAACTCCCGTCGTCCATAGCATTCGAATGGATTATCTTCACTGTTTTCCCCTTTGATCTGGCTGTCCGGCGACAACCTGTTTATCGTATATTAGTACTATTCCATCTCAATATTGAACCGAAAACGGCCAGACAATAACAATAAAAGTGATAGTATTGACGCGGCCGAGATGAATAACTAGTGTGGGGCCATCCGCCCGATTTGGCTTAGTCATTTCCGCAGCATAAACTAACTAATGTATGTACTTCACCTTACTCAACACTCACTGCCTTCCAATACAACCTACTTTCATCTTCGCTTCCCTTTGGTGCAAGGTGTGTACTCATTCCTCGCTTGCTCAGCTGCCTATCTCTACCCCCAATACGTTCCTGACCATATTATCTTCTTCTGTTCCGAAAGCCAAATCCTGCctggtcatcttctcttcttctgttccgAAAGCAAGATCAGGCGGGACAGAAATGCTCGCGAATCCGCTCGTCGCCCCAATCACTCCTGCCGAGATCAGCTATGCTTCTGGATCCTTTCCGGTAGAGCGAACAGAGTCGCCATCCGGTAGAAGcacaagatccagaaggtCAAACAGGTCATCCAGTGATGAAGACCCCATCCCGGCCTGGGATGGGTTTCTCGAGGAAGATTTGCGAGCCGGTGGGCCTTACCTCTGCGAGGCTCCCTGTGAGACGATACACCGGTTGCCAAACCACCCAAATTTCGAGGCTCTAGGTGCACCCGCAAACCAACATGTTTACAGTTCGGTCCTGGAAATCGGACTCCAGGAGCACCTAGATATCCTTGAGATCCACTTTTGTGGTCGACGTTCCGTTTTTCAGCGAGATCAGGATCCCCATTTAACCGTTCTTCTGCTTGCCAGAAGGCATGACCTTTCCGAAAGGGGCTGGATTCACATTGCGAGAAAGATCCGTGATCACCTGCGCAGCAGACACATCTTCGAGATAACAGTGGAAATCATCGATCCTCGTTTTGGTCAACGCCCGAGATTTTTCCCTTGTTCTCCCGATGATGCCATCTTCCCCTTGTGGGAAAGGGTAGGGGAGTCGATTCTGAATACTCTCGATCTAACTGGCTTGTGGACGATTGGTTGCTGTCGCATCGGCGTCAGCGAGGATCTCATCCAGTGCCCGCCAACAATCCTGCTAGGCGTCGATCGTCAGACAAGGCGCAACTGGAAGGACGTCCGTGAAGCCGTGGTGAGAGTTCTCGATAGTTTCGGGCTCTCGACTGAGGGCGTCCTCATCAGAAAAGATAAAAATGTCTTCAAAATGGACAGTCAATCAACTCCCGCCACCGCCAGTACCGGAATCTTCATGAACGAAGTAAATCCTGGGTACAGCCTCTGTCCTCAGCGGATGAAGCACGGCCAGGGAACCTTTGGAGGCTGGATCGAGCTTCGCAATCCTAAATCTGGAAAATGGGTTCCATTTGGCATCACCTGCTCACACTGTGTTTTCCCTCCCGATACAGACCTATCGccggaagaaatccaaggTATGTTACTTATTCGTCATGGAACTAGCCGGTATTAACGTTTTTTAAGTCGTCCagcggtggaaggagagtggATTCCCGTTCAACAATGACAAGGCCTCCCAGCTTCTCATGATGGATTCCCCGAGCCGTCGGGGGGTCAAACGAGAAATCGAAAACCTTGCGAGGCGAATCGATGCATACCAGAACCAACCACCATTCCCAAAGGTAGAGGAAGCCAAAGCCCGCGGTGATTTCGTGATACCTGAGGACGAGAGACAGTGGAAAGTCGCTTCCGACATGCTGGCAAAACTTAAGGAGCAACGAGATACCGGAAAGGAATTCTTCCACAAGAACCGATTCGTGTTCGGTCCTGTTGTGGCTGCGTCTGGTCTTCAAGAAAGACCTATGAAGACAACGTTAGCTAGGGATCCCACAGCGCTTCTTTCAATCATCGACTGGGCGCTCGTCAAGCCCCAAAATCGTTCCGTTGGCACTAACAATGTAAGTCAGATACCCCATATCGCAGCAATTCTTGTGTTTGTAACCTTCACCTCGCAGGTCGCGGCGCATCGCTCTCTTGGTGTCTCGAAGCTCAACGGCTTTTCCCTTTGTGGCATTCAAAATGGAGACGAGTTATTCAAAGTTGGTTGCGCGACGGGCTTTACGGGCGGCATTTACAGTGGTCTCCAGACGATATACATTGCGACGCGGTTGGTCGATGGCCGGGAAATGAAGATAAAAACATGGGAGCACACAATTCTAGCCAGATCGCTCTCGCAGGTTGTTGTGGAACAAGGCGATTCCGGTTCGCTAGTGTTCAACCGTTTGGGTGCCGTGGTGGGCATGTGTTTCGGAGGAACTTACTACGGGGATGCTGGATTTTTCACCCATGCTGTGGACTTGATTGAGAGCATCCAAGAAGTCACGGGAGTTCGGGAGGTCCGTCTTAGGAGAGCAGACGAGTGACTGTCCATTCAAAGGTCACTGGGGTCAAAGACCCGTCTGAAGGGAGGAGAGAGCTGGCTATCCTAGGTCTTGCTGTATGATTAGCTGTACCCTATTCCAGAACATCGCTACTATCATCGCTATCATCGAACCCTTTTTCTTATTATGCTATAGAATGGCTCCATCATTGGTTTGCTGAGTACAGTTCTCATCTTTTGCTCTCCGATGGTTTGACAAATCTGATTGTTGGTGTTCCACTGCGTGCGGTTGAGTCTGTGTCCCAGATATATATCTAGGAGCACCCATGCTCGCCACGCACTTCCACCGACCAACCAGACATAATTGGACGTCCATCACTACTTCGAACACCGTCTAGCCTATTTTCCGAACGCTTCTTCTATTCTTATCCGGCGTACCACTTGCTCTCTTCGAACAAACCAGGCGGTCAACACGTGGACCCGCGGCGATCGGCCCGGCCCATCCACCGAAAGGACGAAAGCTGAATGGCCACCCAGGGCAGTAAGGTTGACTGGCAGAACACACGTGGTGAAGAATATCATCATGAAAGTCGCGCCGAGACGTTTCCAGGCTTTCTCAGATCGCATCCTCACGATCACGATCGAACGAGGGAACCAAGATCTCAGTCCGATCCACGGGATCCAGAGCCACCGGTTCCAGCGGAGCCAGCCCCCGTACAGTACTCACCTAGCAGCTCGTTACGCGATGGCGTCACGAGCGCGTCGCTCCCAGCCACTTTGCCGGTGTCTCTTCACCCCCCCGGCATCCCTCTGAGATCCATAAGCGAGTTATGGTGGCCTGAATCGCAATTCTCAGATGGCGATTGCCGCCCCCGACCACAATACGGGGCTTGCGCGTGTTTATTACCAACAGTACCAGAATGGGTCCTGAACGGACGAATGGGACccgaggtggaggagggccCGAATCGGGTAGACCGCCGAGGCTGAGCGTCCCTCTGGCCGCCATGCAGAGCCGTGTTCATGGCCATACACCGCCAGATGAGCAATAACTCGTGTGGCGTGTtccggcggcgatgaagTGCGTCATGGGGTCGCACATGACCGGGATGGCCGGATTGACGGTCTGAGTCTACTCGGTAGTCTGTatagaagaagagaagcagagGTCTACAGGCGCTCGACCACTCCGAGACCAATAATACCCGCGGGACGAAATGAGATCATGCACAATACCACCATACGGTCATGACGCGGTAACATACGGCCCCGGCCACTGGACCAGCCGGAAACGGTACAAAATGCCCCATCGCCCGCCCAGCTCgccttttctctccctctcgcTGCCTCTCGTTGGTCGCCCTCCCAACCATCGCACAGAGTTGATTTGTTCTGATTCGATCGAAGCAACCTTTTCCACTTGGTCCTTACACTAGTGAACCTCAAGGTACGTTTCTCTGCCATTGGTCTCTTGTCCAGTGTGGTAAACAGATCCCACGCGCgcctgtctgtctgtctggtCTCTGTCTTCGGAAGAGTGCGGCCGTTCTTTGACATCAGCGCACTGCCCAATTACTCTCTGCTTCTCGTTCGTTGGctttcccccctccccccctcccccttccgCTCCCCCAATCAATCCTCTCTGCCTTGGTCAAATCATCGTGATCCCTTGCCGTCGCCAAAGTGACTATTTGAGGTAATGCACGCTTGacttccctcccacccccACGTTTTGCGCGCGCGGCTTGTGCTGGTCGGCTCGTGGGGAAAACAAACGCGCGCGCGACCGAGTCCCATCAGATCATCCATCACTCATTCCCCTCGTTGCGCGTGCACTGGCCGCAtgttgcttttttttttctttggggTTTCGGCTCTGACGGCTTCGCGCATGCCGGTCGCGTTGTGTGTTATGGCCCAGCCATGATATGCAACGCGTCGGCCGGGTCATCTTTTTATTTTTGGCATCATACTTTCCTCGTGGTTGCGGGCAACTGAACTGACCCGATCGTTTTTAGCATCGCCTTCGCCTCACATTATTGTCTCGGGTCCTGCAGAATCGCGATCGTCACCATGTAAGTCcccctgctgcagctcgtTGCCAACGCATACCTCCTCCAATTGCCCCTCAAGCCTGAACCCGGCCTTGCCCGCTTTCTTCCacccccccctcccccaccaccatcatcgcctctCCACATGGAGAATCTCCCGGATTGACAGCGCACTGTCATGCGTCAATGCTTTTGATTCGCGTGAATCCGACGCTGATTATTCGTCCTTAGCCCCGGTGCTTGCAGCCTGAACAGTGACATCAGTCCCCGAGGCGCATTCGTCGCTTCACCCGCTACTGTGTTTTTCCGTCCCTCGAAACGGGAAagaccaccagcaccgcccCAGCTATCCCACCAGGATAGGCGCGGACGTGGCAGACCCAAGCCTCGGACGTACTTGAATGTGGAAGCCTACCGGACCGTGTCTGAAATAGTCATTGCGTAGCCTCATCACGAGGATCTGGGTGATATTATCGCCCTGACAACGCATCGCAAACTCCCCTACGGCCGTTCTGCAGCACAGCCCAACCACGTTACACCCGACACTGTCGGCGTAAACGGATTTGCACAAAAGAGCCAAACCTGCCGCGACGGCGCTCGAGACCCTCTCTGACCCACGCGAGTCGAGACGACCTGGTCACTCCGCAAACGATATTTTTAAGGTACGCGTTTGGTTCCCTGAGTTTCCTTCTGTGCCCCTCCCCACCCGCAATCCAGTGACCGCTCGGCCCTGCGCTGTGCTGACGCGAGGCTCCGAGGCTGCAGACTGTCGCATCCCGCTCGTCGAATCACCGATCGCGCCCCGACTACGGCTCGCGGTGACGGTCACTTCCACGCGCAGACCAGCTGCCAAACAGAGCTTGCGATCGTACTCGATCTCGTTGAACCTGCGACGGCGCATCACCTCATCGCGCCAACTGCCTCTTCAGCGATCCTGATTGGCTCTTACGGTCGATAGATCGTCGCTCTACTCATTCCCCTGTCACGGCGTCTGCCGCGCCGTGTGACGAAACTCATCGTCGCAACTTCATCATGGAGTACCCTCCGCAATATCAACAGCCGCATGGCCAGCATCCCCACGCACCCTCCCACATGCCTGGCCCCTACCAAGGCGCGCCTCCAAACGCTGGCAGTGCCGTGGGCTCGATGTCATCGCCCACACAGGCCGCCATGCAACAGCCTCACCAGACATCTCCCATCGTCCCGGCGAATCAACATTATCAGCAGCCGCAGAATGCCGCCGGCGCAGTCCACCAGCAGATGAGCTTCCCGCAAGGGTATGGTGTCCCCGCCGCCATGCCGCAGACCTATGGCATCTCGCCGACGCAGGCTGCTGCCATGGCGACCGCTGCCGCGTCAGGACAGTTCTATCCCCTTCACCAAGACCAGATGGCCGGACAGATGGCTCAGGGCCCTCGAGGCTCTCCACGCATGGGTGGCGCCCAGGTGAAAAATGATCGCAACCCGCGGTCACCCCAGATGCCCGGCCAGATGCCCCCGATGGGTTCGCAAATGCAGATGGCCCCCAACTCGCAGATGCCCCAACGCCGGATGAGCCATGTCGGCAGCCCTCAGCAACCAATCATGAACCACGTCGGCCGACCCTCTGCGTCCATGCAGCCGCCCCCAGTTgccgtccagcagcaacagtcGTCGCCGGAGATGGTGCCCGGAGGCGGCCAGGAAGAGTCGCCGCTTTATGTCAACGCCAAGCAGTTCCATCGCATCTTAAAGCGCCGGGTCGCGCGACAAAA of the Penicillium psychrofluorescens genome assembly, chromosome: 1 genome contains:
- a CDS encoding uncharacterized protein (ID:PFLUO_001419-T1.cds;~source:funannotate) — encoded protein: MEYPPQYQQPHGQHPHAPSHMPGPYQGAPPNAGSAVGSMSSPTQAAMQQPHQTSPIVPANQHYQQPQNAAGAVHQQMSFPQGYGVPAAMPQTYGISPTQAAAMATAAASGQFYPLHQDQMAGQMAQGPRGSPRMGGAQVKNDRNPRSPQMPGQMPPMGSQMQMAPNSQMPQRRMSHVGSPQQPIMNHVGRPSASMQPPPVAVQQQQSSPEMVPGGGQEESPLYVNAKQFHRILKRRVARQKLEEQLRLTSKGRKPYLHESRHNHAMRRPRGPGGRFLTADEVAAMEKREAEGEDDNAGQDIGKPGENGAAAQKRKSSEVNDSHVNPSKKVKMSGSVEGSEAESAEPSDEDG
- a CDS encoding uncharacterized protein (ID:PFLUO_001418-T1.cds;~source:funannotate); the encoded protein is MDSQSTPATASTGIFMNEVNPGYSLCPQRMKHGQGTFGGWIELRNPKSGKWVPFGITCSHCVFPPDTDLSPEEIQVVQRWKESGFPFNNDKASQLLMMDSPSRRGVKREIENLARRIDAYQNQPPFPKVEEAKARGDFVIPEDERQWKVASDMLAKLKEQRDTGKEFFHKNRFVFGPVVAASGLQERPMKTTLARDPTALLSIIDWALVKPQNRSVGTNNVAAHRSLGVSKLNGFSLCGIQNGDELFKVGCATGFTGGIYSGLQTIYIATRLVDGREMKIKTWEHTILARSLSQVVVEQGDSGSLVFNRLGAVVGMCFGGTYYGDAGFFTHAVDLIESIQEVTGVREVRLRRADE